A stretch of the Atribacterota bacterium genome encodes the following:
- a CDS encoding glycosyltransferase family 2 protein, with protein MKISVIIPAYNEEGTIANVIKTVKKVPEINSIIVVSDGSTDQTVKIATSLEVNVYEIERNVGKGGAIKKGFDQTDSEILLFLDADLIGLKTRHIYSLVNPIISNLADMTIGIFSKGRLLTDLSQFIMPYLSGQRAMKREIINLIPDIDLLKYGLEIAITKTVKKYHYRVDKIKLTNLSQIIKEEKYGIIEGTKKRLQMYLDIVKQLKS; from the coding sequence ATGAAAATTTCTGTTATAATACCTGCTTATAATGAAGAAGGTACTATTGCTAATGTAATTAAAACTGTAAAGAAGGTGCCAGAAATTAATTCCATTATAGTAGTAAGTGATGGTTCTACTGACCAAACAGTTAAAATTGCTACTTCCTTAGAGGTTAACGTTTATGAAATTGAAAGAAATGTCGGTAAGGGTGGTGCAATTAAGAAGGGTTTTGACCAAACTGATTCTGAAATATTATTATTTTTAGATGCTGATTTAATTGGTTTAAAAACACGACATATCTATTCTCTGGTTAATCCAATTATAAGTAATTTGGCTGACATGACTATTGGTATTTTTAGTAAGGGAAGACTATTAACAGATCTATCTCAATTTATAATGCCCTACCTTTCAGGCCAGAGAGCTATGAAAAGGGAAATAATAAACCTTATTCCTGACATTGATCTACTAAAATATGGTTTAGAAATTGCTATTACTAAAACGGTAAAAAAATATCACTATAGAGTAGATAAAATAAAATTAACTAATTTAAGTCAGATTATAAAGGAAGAAAAATATGGAATTATTGAAGGAACTAAAAAAAGGTTGCAAATGTATTTAGACATTGTTAAACAACTAAAATCTTAA
- the ispG gene encoding flavodoxin-dependent (E)-4-hydroxy-3-methylbut-2-enyl-diphosphate synthase: MSNRSNLINITRRKSKTAKIGTLQIGSSHPISVQSMTSCDIKDIKSTLEQIRQLESSGCDLIRIAFPDIQSCQLIAVIKNKTRVPIMADVHFNYLIALEAIKYNIDGIRINPGNIKKESEIIQVIEEAQKKNVMIRFGINAGSLDKSIMEKYKEPSYLALAEEAEQLITFLKKIEYQNFVISIKSSNVIDTIKANKIIAQNCDYPLHIGITEAGFDQSGVIKSAVGISILLYEGIGDTIRVSLTGDPVKEVLVGHDILRALEIKKIGINLITCPTCGRCQVDIYKIAKKVESILSDIKYPFTVAIMGCIVNGPGEAKMADAGIAFNNKEAMLFKKGKLIGRYNIKEAIEILNREIRSM; this comes from the coding sequence ATGTCTAATAGGTCCAATTTAATTAATATTACGAGAAGAAAAAGTAAAACTGCAAAGATAGGTACATTACAAATTGGTAGTAGCCATCCCATTTCTGTTCAATCAATGACTAGCTGTGATATTAAAGATATCAAATCTACCTTGGAACAAATTAGACAATTAGAATCATCAGGATGTGATCTAATCAGGATTGCTTTCCCAGATATCCAATCATGTCAGCTAATAGCAGTAATTAAGAATAAGACGAGGGTACCTATCATGGCTGATGTACATTTTAATTATCTAATAGCACTAGAAGCTATTAAATATAATATTGATGGTATTCGAATAAATCCTGGTAATATAAAAAAAGAATCAGAAATAATTCAAGTTATTGAAGAAGCTCAAAAGAAAAATGTTATGATTCGTTTTGGAATTAATGCAGGATCTCTAGATAAAAGTATTATGGAAAAGTATAAGGAACCAAGTTATTTAGCTTTGGCAGAAGAAGCTGAGCAGTTAATTACCTTCTTAAAAAAAATAGAATATCAAAATTTTGTTATTTCTATTAAATCAAGTAACGTTATTGACACCATAAAAGCTAATAAAATTATTGCTCAAAATTGTGATTATCCTCTACATATTGGTATTACCGAAGCTGGATTTGATCAATCAGGCGTCATCAAATCAGCAGTAGGAATTAGTATATTATTATATGAAGGGATCGGAGATACCATTAGGGTTTCTTTAACTGGAGATCCGGTAAAAGAAGTTCTGGTTGGTCATGATATATTACGAGCATTAGAAATAAAAAAAATAGGCATCAACTTAATAACCTGTCCCACCTGTGGAAGATGTCAAGTCGATATATATAAAATTGCTAAGAAAGTAGAATCTATCTTGAGTGATATAAAATATCCTTTTACAGTTGCCATCATGGGTTGTATAGTTAATGGACCAGGTGAAGCAAAAATGGCTGATGCAGGAATTGCTTTTAATAACAAAGAGGCAATGCTATTTAAAAAAGGAAAATTGATTGGACGATATAATATAAAAGAGGCTATCGAGATTTTAAATCGGGAGATAAGATCTATGTAA
- the rseP gene encoding RIP metalloprotease RseP, with amino-acid sequence MITFFAFIFVLGIAILFHEFGHFIIAKISGIKVFKFSLGFGPKIAGISWKGTEYILCLFPFGGYVKMAGEGTQNEIDNDIGTIDPDEYVPEHQRFDKKSFLIRTSVIINGPVMNVILAICLLILVFFFSGIATISNTIAEVTPGTPAEESGLQKGDQIIAINSITIENAEDISKIINNNRDIIISLKISRNNNIFETTLMPEYNEELERALIGITLELKVKKSSILQSIKKSIVTTGEIFCLIIKGFLEMFTGKVPVELAGPLGIAQMAGEAAQFGFLNLLFFTAVINIFLGIINLFPIPILDGGQILLLMIEKIRGKPIQPEHINFLYIIGIALIIMIFIIATYQDILRIFVQ; translated from the coding sequence TTGATAACTTTTTTTGCTTTTATATTTGTACTAGGCATAGCTATTTTATTTCATGAATTCGGACATTTTATTATAGCAAAAATATCAGGTATAAAAGTATTTAAATTTTCTTTAGGTTTTGGTCCTAAAATTGCCGGCATATCATGGAAAGGAACTGAATATATATTATGTTTATTTCCTTTCGGTGGTTATGTGAAGATGGCTGGGGAAGGCACACAAAATGAAATAGATAATGACATTGGGACAATAGATCCCGACGAATATGTTCCTGAACATCAAAGATTTGATAAAAAATCATTTTTAATTAGAACCTCTGTTATAATAAATGGTCCTGTAATGAATGTGATTTTAGCTATATGCTTATTAATACTGGTCTTTTTCTTTTCCGGCATAGCAACAATATCAAATACTATTGCAGAAGTTACTCCTGGGACACCAGCTGAAGAATCCGGACTTCAAAAGGGAGACCAAATTATCGCTATTAACTCAATAACTATAGAGAATGCCGAAGATATTTCTAAAATAATAAATAACAATCGAGATATTATTATTTCTTTGAAAATATCGCGAAATAATAATATTTTTGAAACCACTCTTATGCCAGAATACAATGAAGAATTAGAGAGGGCCCTGATAGGGATAACCTTGGAACTTAAAGTAAAGAAATCATCTATTTTACAGTCTATTAAAAAGTCAATTGTTACTACTGGAGAAATATTTTGTTTAATTATAAAAGGATTTTTAGAAATGTTTACCGGTAAGGTACCTGTTGAACTCGCTGGTCCATTGGGTATTGCTCAAATGGCTGGAGAGGCGGCACAATTTGGCTTCTTAAACTTACTATTTTTTACTGCAGTAATTAATATATTTTTAGGAATTATTAACCTTTTTCCTATTCCCATTCTGGATGGCGGTCAAATTCTTTTATTAATGATTGAAAAAATAAGAGGTAAACCAATACAACCAGAACATATTAATTTTCTATATATTATTGGTATTGCGTTAATTATTATGATTTTTATAATCGCTACTTATCAGGATATTTTAAGAATATTTGTTCAATAA
- a CDS encoding 1-deoxy-D-xylulose-5-phosphate reductoisomerase, with protein sequence MKKQLTILGSTGSIGTQTLQIIQNEPEKFEVFGLSAWRNLELLKEQIIKFKPKYAVVRDDKIAKELINRLNNKISCHILYGEYGLTKISTLPDVDLIIVAITGMAALKPTVEAINAKKQICLANKEIIVSAGEIIMKKAKENNIKIIPIDSEHSAIFQCIMPDYYENIEKVIITASGGPFYHLKESALENISVEEALNHPNWQMGKKVSIDSATLMNKGLEIIEAYWLFNVPLNKIEVLIHPQSYIHSLVQYDDGSMIAQLSNHDMRIPIHFALHYPIRVKNSLPRINLAKIGQLTFKKLDSKRFPSIELCYEAIRQGGTLPVVLNAANEVAVNAFLNQGLRFKDIIKVVSMVMKTHQNQSNPNIHDIIYQDRETRKLTEKICKENIN encoded by the coding sequence ATGAAAAAACAGTTAACAATCTTAGGTTCAACTGGTTCAATAGGAACACAAACCTTACAGATAATCCAAAATGAACCAGAAAAATTTGAAGTTTTTGGATTATCTGCATGGAGAAATTTGGAATTATTGAAAGAGCAAATTATAAAATTTAAACCAAAATATGCAGTAGTCAGAGATGATAAAATAGCAAAAGAACTAATAAATAGATTAAACAATAAAATTAGTTGCCATATATTATATGGCGAATATGGACTTACTAAAATATCTACATTGCCAGATGTCGATTTGATTATAGTAGCAATTACAGGTATGGCAGCATTAAAACCAACTGTAGAAGCTATCAATGCAAAAAAGCAAATCTGTCTGGCTAATAAAGAAATCATTGTATCTGCGGGCGAAATAATAATGAAAAAAGCAAAAGAAAATAATATAAAAATAATTCCCATCGACAGTGAACATAGTGCTATTTTCCAATGCATTATGCCTGATTATTATGAAAATATAGAAAAAGTAATTATTACTGCATCCGGCGGACCATTTTATCATTTAAAAGAAAGTGCACTAGAAAATATCTCTGTAGAGGAAGCCTTGAATCATCCCAATTGGCAAATGGGTAAAAAAGTATCCATAGATTCAGCTACATTAATGAATAAGGGTTTAGAAATAATAGAAGCTTATTGGCTCTTTAATGTCCCCTTAAATAAAATAGAAGTTTTAATACATCCTCAAAGTTATATTCACTCCCTGGTCCAATATGATGACGGCAGTATGATTGCTCAATTGAGTAATCATGATATGAGGATTCCAATACATTTTGCCTTACATTATCCTATTAGAGTAAAAAATTCTCTACCTCGAATTAATCTAGCAAAAATTGGGCAGTTAACCTTCAAAAAACTTGATTCAAAAAGATTTCCTAGTATTGAATTATGTTATGAAGCAATTCGACAGGGTGGTACCTTACCAGTAGTATTAAATGCAGCAAACGAGGTAGCTGTCAATGCTTTTTTAAATCAAGGATTGAGATTTAAAGACATTATTAAAGTTGTTTCAATGGTGATGAAAACTCACCAAAATCAATCTAATCCTAATATTCATGATATTATCTATCAAGATCGTGAAACTAGAAAGCTAACTGAAAAAATATGCAAGGAGAATATAAATTGA
- a CDS encoding phosphatidate cytidylyltransferase, with protein MGKKFEKISARILTIVIGLPIILLIIHFGGILYYSTIILITILAFWELWHIIKHQEYQPSLILGVTLTIFFLFLKNISELFSNIKLIFTLLFFLIILEHFFIKPHKRSILNITLTIFMAIYIGHLLSFFIEIRGLTNGKILLTFSLFCTWISDIFAYLVGINFGKKHPFPYLSPNKTLEGAIGGFLSGGICALAFYSILPLKIYTLIILGLIAAIAGQIGDLFESLIKRNFGVKDSGTLLPGHGGILDCMDSILFAIPILYYTFQIVL; from the coding sequence TTGGGGAAAAAGTTTGAGAAAATAAGTGCTCGAATACTTACTATTGTTATTGGTCTACCTATAATATTATTAATAATTCACTTTGGTGGAATATTATATTATTCGACTATAATTTTAATTACTATATTAGCTTTTTGGGAGCTGTGGCATATAATAAAACATCAAGAATATCAACCTTCTTTAATACTAGGTGTAACTCTTACAATATTTTTTTTATTTCTGAAAAACATATCGGAATTATTTAGTAACATTAAACTAATCTTTACACTGCTATTTTTTTTAATTATTTTGGAACATTTTTTTATAAAGCCTCATAAACGTAGTATTTTAAATATTACACTAACTATATTTATGGCAATATATATAGGTCATCTATTATCATTCTTTATAGAAATTAGAGGCCTCACAAATGGTAAAATATTATTAACCTTTTCCTTATTTTGCACTTGGATAAGCGATATTTTTGCTTATCTAGTTGGAATTAATTTTGGGAAAAAACATCCTTTCCCATATCTAAGTCCAAATAAAACCTTAGAAGGTGCAATAGGTGGCTTCTTAAGTGGGGGGATATGTGCTTTAGCTTTTTACTCTATACTTCCGTTAAAAATATATACATTAATTATCTTGGGTCTTATTGCAGCAATTGCCGGTCAGATTGGAGATCTATTTGAGTCTTTAATAAAAAGAAATTTTGGAGTAAAAGATTCTGGTACATTACTACCCGGACATGGAGGTATCTTAGACTGTATGGACAGTATTTTATTTGCTATTCCAATTCTATATTATACCTTTCAAATTGTATTATAA